One Spinacia oleracea cultivar Varoflay chromosome 4, BTI_SOV_V1, whole genome shotgun sequence DNA segment encodes these proteins:
- the LOC130472123 gene encoding uncharacterized protein gives MILNIGSGEDTSLWYHHWVGDSPIYKIPNIRIPDSKAHWRVSHIIKNSTWDLSQINHLLPNYLCNLILATPLSSITTRTDSLRWTLDKSGSFSIKSAYHSSYVPKNMNCTIQICWKKLWKIGVPFKYKMLLWNLCHSILPVADILARKVPGLDPICVRCFESVENHLHLFRDCHSSSTLWSMIFQFQGQSFDLEYNLFYSKNWDEWITYNLSGSSQWKIIFCIAIWHIWSYRNKAVFYSKMGNSSSFYNKFWVDYKCTNNMGQMDKEMQCLKKERRWLVLQ, from the coding sequence ATGATACTTAACATTGGAAGTGGGGAAGACACTTCATTATGGTACCACCACTGGGTGGGAGATTCTCCTATTTATAAAATCCCAAACATTAGGATTCCTGATAGTAAGGCCCACTGGAGAGTCTCTCATATTATTAAAAATAGCACCTGGGACCTTTCTCAAATCAATCATCTTCTTCCCAACTACCTTTGCAATCTCATTCTTGCTACACCTTTATCTTCCATTACTACCAGAACTGATAGCTTAAGATGGACCCTTGATAAGAGTGGATCCTTCTCCATTAAAAGTGCTTATCATTCCTCTTATGTCCCTAAAAATATGAACTGCACTATCCAAATTTGCTGGAAAAAACTTTGGAAAATTGGAGTCCCTTTCAAATACAAAATGTTATTATGGAACCTTTGTCACTCCATTCTTCCAGTAGCTGATATCCTAGCCAGGAAAGTTCCAGGATTAGATCCCATATGTGTTAGATGTTTTGAATCAGTGGAAAACCATCTTCATCTCTTTAGAGACTGCCATAGTTCTTCAACTCTTTGGTCCATGATCTTTCAGTTCCAGGGACAATCCTTTGATTTGGAATATAATCTATTCTACTCTAAAAACTGGGATGAATGGATTACCTACAATCTCTCAGGTTCTTCTCAATGGAAGATCATTTTCTGTATTGCTATTTGGCATATATGGTCCTATAGAAATAAAGCTGTTTTTTATTCTAAAATGGGAAATTCCTCTTCTTTTTACAATAAGTTTTGGGTGGATTATAAATGTACTAATAATATGGGACAGATGGATAAAGAGATGCAGTGTCTGAAAAAGGAAAGGAGGTGGCTAGTTCTTCAATGA